The following coding sequences are from one Aquificaceae bacterium window:
- the surE gene encoding 5'/3'-nucleotidase SurE has protein sequence MPVFLLTNDDGYFSEGIKALREELRSLGRVITVAPDRNLSGVGHSLTFTQPLRIRRVDEDFWTVIGGTPADCVHLGYYLFLEGRKPDLVCSGINEGPNLGEDITYSGTVSGAMEGRILGIPSVAFSAFGREDVDFSQIAKIAKEVVLKVLEVGMPEDTYLNVNIPNLPREEIKGFMLTRQGKRAYRERVLKLSDPSGRPLYWITAEEFGWHLEEGTDYWAVYHGYVSITPLQLDLTNYRALELLKNLER, from the coding sequence ATGCCTGTCTTTCTGCTAACGAATGACGATGGTTATTTTTCAGAAGGTATAAAAGCCCTAAGGGAAGAGTTAAGAAGTCTTGGAAGGGTTATAACGGTAGCACCAGACAGAAACCTTAGTGGTGTGGGGCACTCTCTTACCTTTACACAGCCTTTGAGGATAAGAAGGGTGGATGAGGATTTTTGGACCGTCATAGGCGGAACGCCTGCGGACTGTGTGCATTTAGGATATTACCTTTTCCTTGAGGGCAGAAAGCCAGACCTTGTCTGCTCTGGTATAAACGAAGGTCCAAACCTTGGAGAAGACATAACCTATTCTGGCACGGTTTCTGGTGCTATGGAAGGGAGGATACTGGGAATTCCTTCCGTTGCCTTCTCCGCCTTTGGAAGGGAAGATGTGGACTTTTCTCAGATAGCAAAGATAGCAAAGGAAGTGGTCCTTAAGGTCCTTGAGGTGGGTATGCCAGAGGATACCTATTTGAATGTGAACATACCAAACCTACCGAGAGAGGAAATAAAGGGCTTTATGCTTACTCGTCAAGGCAAAAGGGCTTACAGGGAAAGGGTATTAAAACTTTCAGACCCTTCTGGAAGACCCCTTTATTGGATAACCGCAGAAGAGTTTGGTTGGCATTTGGAAGAAGGCACGGATTATTGGGCGGTTTACCATGGGTATGTTTCTATAACACCCCTACAACTTGACCTTACAAACTATAGAGCTTTAGAGCTCCTTAAGAATTTGGAGAGGTAG
- a CDS encoding ATP-binding protein, which translates to MNCPKCGGTGFVDKGGVLELCDCRYEGVNLQKYLNIPPRFLSAEFENYVPISASQKQALETCIHYAYSFEPKEGKGLTLIGPPQMGKTHLVVAILKTVYRKKRIRGVFFDTKDLFYRLQSYANTEKYSRFMNLLLNAPLLALDDLGSERLSDWRIETLSHIISHRYNFLKSTLITTNYPLNKQSGEEVAGALEERLSPAVVGKIYQMTDVIYLST; encoded by the coding sequence ATGAATTGTCCCAAATGTGGCGGAACAGGCTTTGTAGACAAAGGAGGCGTATTGGAGCTTTGCGATTGCAGGTATGAGGGGGTCAACCTTCAAAAATACCTAAACATACCTCCAAGGTTTTTATCCGCAGAGTTTGAAAACTACGTGCCTATCTCAGCCTCACAAAAGCAAGCCCTTGAGACCTGCATTCACTACGCCTACAGCTTTGAACCAAAAGAGGGGAAGGGTCTAACACTCATAGGTCCTCCGCAGATGGGAAAAACGCACCTTGTGGTCGCCATCCTAAAGACCGTTTACAGAAAGAAAAGAATAAGAGGTGTGTTTTTTGACACAAAGGACCTCTTCTACAGACTTCAGAGCTACGCAAACACGGAAAAGTATAGTCGCTTCATGAACCTGCTTTTGAACGCACCCCTTTTAGCCCTTGATGACTTAGGAAGTGAAAGACTCTCTGACTGGAGGATAGAAACCCTCTCCCACATAATAAGCCATAGATATAACTTTCTTAAGAGCACCCTTATAACCACAAACTACCCATTGAATAAGCAAAGCGGTGAGGAAGTAGCAGGAGCTTTGGAGGAAAGGCTTTCACCAGCGGTAGTGGGGAAAATATATCAAATGACAGATGTTATATACCTAAGCACTTAA
- a CDS encoding DUF554 domain-containing protein, with protein sequence MFPTFGTLVNAGLVLAGSSVGLLISKSLPERLKTSVMQGIGLFTLLLGIRLISENKPELLKVFFLLIIGSLIGAFLKLEERIDALTSMQADLAKGFVSASLLFTVGPMTLMGCVLEGAKGDSSLILSKAFMDGASSIILASSLGKGVAFSALYVLLFQGSITLLAYFYGEFLREQSVSNALFIGGGLMVLTALKIFDLLKGIKVLNLMPALVLSLFF encoded by the coding sequence ATGTTTCCTACCTTTGGAACTCTGGTGAACGCAGGGCTTGTGCTGGCGGGTTCCTCTGTGGGTCTTCTCATTTCCAAAAGCCTTCCAGAAAGACTAAAGACCTCTGTTATGCAGGGCATAGGTCTTTTCACTTTGCTTTTGGGAATAAGGCTCATTTCAGAGAACAAGCCAGAGCTCTTGAAGGTCTTTTTTCTTTTGATTATTGGCTCTCTAATCGGTGCTTTCCTTAAATTGGAAGAGAGGATTGACGCTCTAACAAGCATGCAGGCAGACCTTGCCAAGGGTTTTGTTTCTGCTTCCCTGCTCTTTACCGTTGGACCCATGACCCTTATGGGTTGTGTCCTTGAGGGTGCAAAAGGAGATAGCTCTCTAATACTTTCAAAGGCTTTTATGGACGGAGCTTCTTCAATTATTCTTGCATCTTCCCTTGGTAAAGGAGTAGCCTTCTCTGCCTTGTATGTGCTTCTTTTTCAGGGTTCTATAACCCTTCTTGCTTACTTTTACGGTGAGTTTTTGAGAGAGCAATCCGTATCAAACGCACTTTTTATAGGTGGTGGACTTATGGTGCTTACCGCACTTAAAATCTTTGACCTTTTAAAAGGGATAAAAGTGCTTAACCTTATGCCTGCGCTGGTGCTTTCCTTATTTTTTTAA